The Candidatus Hepatincola sp. Av genome contains the following window.
GAGACAAAAAATAATTAATACCATAATTATATGTTATTCCAACTATAAAAGTCATTAAAATAATTTAAGAAACAATTCTCTTTGCTTTGGTAACACTATTTTCACCTTGCACAAGGATTAAAAATATCTAACTTCTTATTATAAGTACTACTTTCTACCTTTAATAAACCTAATAGTGAATGATATAAATTATCTTGGCTATACTCTTTTTTAGTAATAGAGTTTAGACAACTGGTAGAAATTGGTAAAAAATTCCTTTTAAAACCCTTATTAACCCACATGAAAAAAGGTACGGTAGTTTGCTCTTTAGGAGCCAATTTATAGGGAAAACCATGTAAATACATATCATGTTCCCCTAGGGACTCCCCATGATCTGACATATAAACAACAGCAATATTCAAGTTTCTTAGGCTTTTTAAATATGCTATTACCTGTTCAATCACATAAGATTGATAATATATTGTATTATCATAAGCATTTATTATTTCATCTTGGCTACATTGTTGAAAATCAGCAGTTTTACAGCTTGGCCTATATCTTTCAAATTTTTTAGGATACCTTAAACTGTAAGTAGGTCCATGGGAGCCCATAACATGTAACACAATAAACTTAGGCTTATTATGTTTAAGCATAAAGGGAATTTGCTCTTTAAGTTCAGCTACCAATACTTCATCATAAGCACCTTCATAAGTACTGATTCTTTGATGTTTGATTCTATGGGATCTTACCCGATCACACACTCCTTTACAATTCTTAGATTGGTTATCAATCCACAATACATCAAAATCTACAGCCGCTAGAATATCTAACAGAGTAGTTTGATATTTAGCTTTTTTGTAAGAAAAATTACTACGATTCAAATCAGAAAACATGCAGGGTAAAGAAATGGCCGTAGCGGTTCCACAAGATTGGGTATTATGGAATAGGATAAGTTTTTCTTTTTTTAAAAAGAAGTTAGTATCTTTAGCATAACCATATAAGGAAAAATTCTTTTGCCTTGAGGTTTCTCCTAGAATAAAAACAAAAACAGTATTTCTCTTATTAATTTTTTTCCATGCAGGATTAAGTTTAGCATCACCTGTAGTAATTACAAATTTTGGCTCGGGAGTAACCTTTATCTTAATAACTTTAACAGAAGCCCTAATCCAAGAATAAGGTAAAAAAGCAATAATACTATTACGATTTTGCCTTGCATAACTAGAAACATCTTTATAAGAAGATAAAATAATGACCAAGGCTACAATAATAGCTACAATAGAAAATGTAACTTTCTTTAGTACCTCCTTAATCAATGGTTGGTAGGCTACTTTAGTTAAAGCAAAGATAATACTTGGCACAACCCCTAAAATAATCACATATAAAAATCCCTTTACAGTTACTAAACCTAAGACTTCTTGGGAATCTGTTTCTAATACATTTACTAGCATGCCATAATCTATAATTACATGATAAGATAAGGTAAAATACAACACTAAGGAATTAACCATACAAATAAAAACTATTAAAACCTTAGTAAAATATTTAAATAATAATAAATATAAAGCTGCCCATAGTAATATTATGTAAATTACTATTAAGTAGAAAGTGAAAAATAATTTGGCGGGAATACTGCCCGAATAAAGGTGAAAAATATTTGAAAAAACAGGAATGTTATATGCCAAACAATTAAAAATTGTAAAAATTATGGCAAGATAAAAAGTAGATATAGAAAACCTATTTTTATAGCAACTACATTTCTCCCTAATAACATGAATGAATGAACTTACATTATTAGTTATCTTACCCATATAACCTGACCTTAAATTTAATATTTTTATGAAATATATTATTCTTTAATTTTTACACACACTTATACCACTAAGTATTAATAATTGTAGCTATAATAAATTAATATAAATATATTGAATTATATTAAATTTATTAAGTAAAAAAAAGTAATTAAAATTCTTTAAGAAAATTATAAATTACATAGTAAAAGCAAACTTGCCTAACAGAATACCATCAAAAATGGTTACAACTAAAGCTAATTTAAAAGTTGTTATTGCTTTAGTTTTTAAAGAAATCATATTGTTTTTTATAGTTTTATTTGTTAAATATTGTATCCTACTAGCTACACAACAAACTTTACACCTAATATGCCATAAACATCTTAAACCAAGAAAAAGTAATGATTATAAAAAACTCACCTTTCTTGATTTAAGATTACTAAATAAAACTGTGATAATTATATATAATAGTTTTTCACTGTTACATATTTTTTTGTGGAGGTTGGCAAGAAATATTTACAATATACTTCACAACTTGCCGACAACGACGGCATTTGATTTCTATTACATGATCTTTCGCATCATCAACAGCTAATATGTTTAAGTCTTCTGTTGCCTCAAAATGTTTGGTGTTACAAACAGGGCAACGGCATTCAATAATTTTTGTCATAATATAAATTCCTAAGATAACTAAACATCACGTTCATAGGCTCTTAGGCCTTTATATGATTATTAAATTATTACTATTTAGCATATAATAATACAACCTTATATTAGGTAATATCTGTTACAGTGCAACCGTAAATACAATCACATATAAAAAAATTAAATAACCTAAATTAGTTTTATAAAATCATTTTTTTTACTGATTCTTATTGTTATTTATTGGTTTATTTTTATTTCCTTAATCTTGTAAACAAAAAATATATATATGTATACTTATGATTAATACTACCTTACATATACTATTATATATACAACTTAATATTGTGTATTATTAATTATCTTACTCAAGATTTTTAAAAAAGTAAAACTCATTTTAAAAAATAAAAAAACTTTTCCTAAAACAACATCATACTAACAAAAGAGGACATCATTAATGTTTTATTTTTAATAGTAATTTGAATAAATTAACTATAAGAAGAATTATAAAATAATGGTATTTAACCTTGGTAAAGCTACAATTACTAGCTTCTCTAAACTAATATTTTTCTTAACATAGGGAATTTATAAGAAGTAAATAGTTAATTATTAGGATCATCAAACAACTAATAGTAGAGAATAAATTACATTAAGTTATTTTTATGATTCTATAACTATTAGTGATTGATTCGCAACAACCATAAATTACATATGGCTAGTTAAATATTTTATTATGCTACTTTTAGCCTATAAACTTATGGAAGAAATTTTCTTGATATAAAAGAGGTAATCTATTGTTTCTAGAATTATTCATAACCTTTTCTACTGCTACAAGCATTAGCAAAAATTGTAAACATATCTTTACCAGTATGTTCCTTATTATGAACAATAACCGTGTAACCTTTTTCTGTTAGTTGAGCTTGCCAAGATAAATTACTTCCTTGTAAGGTATATCTGTTATTATTTACACTGAAAATAATTCCGGCTTTTAGTTTGTTATTATAAGTTCTACTAACTGAAAAAATCCCATTAATATTCCTTGAGTATTCTTTATGATTCACATCAACTATTGTGGTTACCTTACAATACTTAGTTTCCCCTTTAGCTAACCCTAAGGTAGTATACTTATGCTTTTCAAAGCATATAATTATAATAATTGTAACAATAGCTATAATTATTATTAAAGATAAAAGAATTTTACCAGTTTGTTGAAAAAAATTTGCCATTAATTATCCCTTTTATCAATCTTTTTTACCAATAGTCTCATCTCCCTTTACAAAAGCAGGAATCATTACTCTTGCCTGACTAATTTTATTTAATAATGAAACATCAGTAATGCTTGTAATTTCAGTAATAGCCTGCTTAAAACCATTATTATTAATAAGACCTTGTAATTTCACAGCTTGAAGATCTTCAGAGTAATTGTAAGCTAAAGTACAGGCAATCGCAAAAATTAAATTATCATTTGGTAAATTATACTGTATCGTTCCCAGTAAAGGCATTACAAGCCTTTCATTCTTACCTAATTTACGAAGTGGCTCTCGGGCTACTCTGGTAACCTCATCTACTATATAAGGGTTTTGAAAACGTTTAATAATTTTATTTATATATTCATAATGTTCTTGCTCGGCAAAGCTGTACTTGGTAAATAACACCTTAGCACTTTCTTTCATAACGCCTTTGGTAAACTTTAGAATTTGGGGGTCAGCCATAGCTTCATGAACGGTAGGTTTTCCTTTTAAATACCCTAAATAAGCGGTTACAGCATGCCCTGTATTAACCGTAAAAATTTTTCTTTCTACATATTTGTTTAAACTATCTGTAAAAATTATCCCCTTTATTGTTGGCAATTCCCCCTTAAAAGAGGTTTTATCGGCTACCCATTCATAAAAATCTTCTACTGCTACATTTAAAATATTAGTAGTAGTTTTTTGAGGTGGCACAATTCTATCTACCACACAGTTTACAAAACCCACATATTCTTCAACAAAGGCTTTAGTGTTTTCGTCTAGGTCTTGCACAATATACTCTTTTAAAGTTGTACTAGCATTTAGCATGTTTTCACAAGCCATAATATTTAAAGGTTTAGTATTATTTTGTTGCTGCTTACTAACTAATATTTGCCTAATTTTTTCGGCTACTAAAGGTAAAACACTAGCTCCAACAGCCGTAGTAATTAAGTTTGCTTGAATAAATGCCTCTGTATTATTGTTAGTGTATAGTACACCCTGTACTTTGGTAACTGTATATTCTTCTGCCTTTAATCCTAAAATTTTTACCTGATAACTTCCATAAGTGTTTAAGGCCTTAATAATTTCAGTATTAACATCTACAAAAGTAATGGTGGCTCCACTATTTGCTAAAATAGGTGCAATAAAGCCCCTCCCTATATTTCCTGCTCCGAAATGAATAACGTTCATTATTGTCTTACCTCTGTTTTTTATATTTTATTCTTCATCATTTAAAGGCATCATTTTAATTACTCTCACTGTATTATTGCCTCCACTTATGGTAGTGTAAGTATATTTTCCATTTAATTCATAATTTTTAGTAAAGAATAACAGCTCGTTATCTGTAAAGTCTTACCATAATCCAGATTAAAGTAAATATAAATCTCCCCCTTGAAAGAATTGTATTAATGTACTCTTATTATTTAAAACTTAAGTAACCCTAAACCTAAAAGCAACCTTTTCCCCATCATGGAGTTGTAAGAAGTCCCTAATATGACTGTTAAAAACATCTTTAGTTTGTTGATAATAGTATTCAGTATTCATCACACACATGTATAT
Protein-coding sequences here:
- a CDS encoding Phosphoethanolamine transferase; its protein translation is MGKITNNVSSFIHVIREKCSCYKNRFSISTFYLAIIFTIFNCLAYNIPVFSNIFHLYSGSIPAKLFFTFYLIVIYIILLWAALYLLLFKYFTKVLIVFICMVNSLVLYFTLSYHVIIDYGMLVNVLETDSQEVLGLVTVKGFLYVIILGVVPSIIFALTKVAYQPLIKEVLKKVTFSIVAIIVALVIILSSYKDVSSYARQNRNSIIAFLPYSWIRASVKVIKIKVTPEPKFVITTGDAKLNPAWKKINKRNTVFVFILGETSRQKNFSLYGYAKDTNFFLKKEKLILFHNTQSCGTATAISLPCMFSDLNRSNFSYKKAKYQTTLLDILAAVDFDVLWIDNQSKNCKGVCDRVRSHRIKHQRISTYEGAYDEVLVAELKEQIPFMLKHNKPKFIVLHVMGSHGPTYSLRYPKKFERYRPSCKTADFQQCSQDEIINAYDNTIYYQSYVIEQVIAYLKSLRNLNIAVVYMSDHGESLGEHDMYLHGFPYKLAPKEQTTVPFFMWVNKGFKRNFLPISTSCLNSITKKEYSQDNLYHSLLGLLKVESSTYNKKLDIFNPCAR
- the mtlD gene encoding Mannitol-1-phosphate 5-dehydrogenase, whose amino-acid sequence is MNVIHFGAGNIGRGFIAPILANSGATITFVDVNTEIIKALNTYGSYQVKILGLKAEEYTVTKVQGVLYTNNNTEAFIQANLITTAVGASVLPLVAEKIRQILVSKQQQNNTKPLNIMACENMLNASTTLKEYIVQDLDENTKAFVEEYVGFVNCVVDRIVPPQKTTTNILNVAVEDFYEWVADKTSFKGELPTIKGIIFTDSLNKYVERKIFTVNTGHAVTAYLGYLKGKPTVHEAMADPQILKFTKGVMKESAKVLFTKYSFAEQEHYEYINKIIKRFQNPYIVDEVTRVAREPLRKLGKNERLVMPLLGTIQYNLPNDNLIFAIACTLAYNYSEDLQAVKLQGLINNNGFKQAITEITSITDVSLLNKISQARVMIPAFVKGDETIGKKD